A window from Pangasianodon hypophthalmus isolate fPanHyp1 chromosome 4, fPanHyp1.pri, whole genome shotgun sequence encodes these proteins:
- the ehbp1l1a gene encoding uncharacterized protein ehbp1l1a isoform X9: MTSVWKRLQRVGKRASKFQFVASYHELTVECTNKWQPDKLRVVWTRRNRRICSKLHGWQPGIKNPYRGTVLWQVPENVDITVTLFKDPNADEFEDKDWTFIIENETKGHRKVLASVDVNMKKYANVTSATFDLTLKLKPLSVKVVDATLKLSLTCIFLKEGKATDEDMQSLASLMSLKHSDIGNLDDFNDSDEEDKRLSTGTGRSMVATAPLPPVTKVHDEAWRPAVDTNPFVTVHSEMDLRSSSSSPSVPNLPHQACHPFQTSLKPSISSLCTTPTHLPDLSGSSQPSRSTHYAFTVPAFVRAHPPALPKIFQPTAGSVPASVSRRPSGGQAGASLTEVSSSVVSHPRALSTTFPGPSAPPFSLSSSSQLTAPPAISQTATSSASGAWTPQSFPSFSPPVSVSSPDSSVLGHFPPVSVPLPAPCPLKTYRASLSDLGPSLTRPTSMPSATETATWQREWRSPEVKPSLCPTPITLEEPVHQQAVQSSDTLRRPASVSLSCSYHSALCPPLKKPSPFTSPINTPLPPLPLPEIVRSPTPNVPPTVAPPLSLSRPSEVASCTLFSPLPHSLVPSGPLSPAHSVHVAVPPPVSLTPIPDSSLHSDSSLVTLSNAPLTPHPNVSTQLPSVHFAAPFSPAAVDPEVNPSDAAQPDPFHRVQTLEWRHQVVPTVFRPNVRRPTGPLTVNTPTYPSSPSPPPPVVPGSQFQSQTAIAPPLIGHIPVPPSDTSKESHRQLGVLREEEYPTAVCTGEENADVKTSNAHQAKDLRSSHHKTGHTTIAGHKPDRESMFELQIVRAAPRPESMVSHLQSTPKAPSVSEAQSFELSKPDMSVAEKTPSNTASQTIPLSVIVKESTSPLAEVECTLSQESTEVQSVFTDKEENVKLQTEPTNLHNVQTDENEQEINFATELIFSPEKTKIDQGAKGIADILPFCPTPISPWSPFTSTCDTDQSQSGVLPINGLTRIREEINNLPIDYQESNQDYEAVKNIVDMSGYSDNAHSPQFAQVHKTKIKADNSESNKIDFFLSDAKASYVSGLPSGEDIKMEEAVQRAKDESLLQEESQEKRINTVAPNDTEYQDRHCFEHMREPQLSESTIPDIPLPEKSKVDNSKIYREPCMISILPSCPRAAIIPGLPSLYLPEKAIKWPSSEGSIRVMSCKKEPAMHIQNLGIQYHDIKMLNKIISLKPTCPKSVSIPGFPSVPFDTEDIPSSINFPPTCPKASRISGLPSRLPFTISEPEIWPKNNMMLWERKKKKCKVQILHSFTESPDMFKAMIPIRPSCSTASKVPGFPSTPGSIPQEHPSIINMLPSCPKISSIAGFPSVFLSIEQDLLLCRSDNTPLFVKQNKKDQIRVIHDLGKPYDDIRQLRNMLSLTLTCPATAAPGFPSAPIQKVPNAVNLCPTCPTTSKVSGMPSKLLVIEPDDKYKHMDSVILRKRQLRKSDPHILVMSTYNAETAKSMSLIRSTCSTQSRIPGFPSAPKYRPQKDQNIVNMMSSCPNNSKILGFPSITVMRTDQDVQQWRTHNSERLIQMPKKRMSDMYIILSQVLDTFKENIDFTKTMVALVPSCPKKAHCPGFPSLPTQNHECPQCMIKLLTSCPKASCVPGIPSLINTESVSNKWPRDTETLWIKRMRNQSHCSELAYTPLYECTDDNDGIRSIVLLKPSCPRRAKIPGFPVAPPPRSEKHIMSDRLSPCATVETCGPLTLESSLISNFSMTHVPVTILTEEINPSKECDIAMQHLTNSSAVNEVTRMNATKLSSSSLEETKEDIGFWPKSEEGEKGILESGKIDCRIWHSLPPDMPLLLTAGERIECTDAEFQNTDDYMHTVRSACDKYTFENLTQRPEQLASRYEDEKETLEDICNLEPSVCNAQSKLQPVTWIPNMADLFPSCPRICSIPGFPSTAMTITYETDGTDWPRDANTLWRKVMGPKTLEPLQYMAISQFDTKMIGNMVSLACSCPSKTSIIGFPSAIRGKILEISSISTSSSKISRVAGMPSSSLIQELKPHVEWLNRKVFLWDKQSKEKLAFIINKPLQYTHISSMMVAIVPTCPETTLIPGFPSAPCSKERWKGGTMETFSSTCSAVSTVSVVAGHTLRKAPAAQVDGFTTTSILQAKVVPSMSRLLPTCPMISTILGYPSKQESNNLEWVSDQTLNLGKPLKEKTFNFTETGMDAEDINKNMTLLSTCPLAARISGFPSAQQRKSQEPNMQNIHPSCPMLSHIAGCQSIQVSRSSDWPTSQIILMDRQTKNPTIIINKAKENKTVLESNAALLPTCPSKTCIPGFPSIPEPKMQNILPSCPKRSNTIGFPSKEGTVHLDWLVDSLNTIQLCCSAPKRKLFFIKDKTDETRDSMKSMFALSPTCPTLTIIPGFPFVPKPKVSPNMINLQPCIPKTSRIVGLQSRERTLTHVWLFEKKSLWEKLLKTTSDIHDQCYFDPPCEQLDHYSMKKMIALVPTCPREAQTPGFPSVPYIKVDRFYLRKESDMRSILNSCPGFALVPGFPSVSSVISVESSWKVQEKPMWVKPVKQKSVFISSTITHYDQYAKIVLLAPTCPDKARIPGFPSVRNLMYAMTALLPSCSYASIVPGMPSRKDITQDLTQIERVSPTMPLFGEKPLKTKTLLVSNDLPTVDDKTAMSTLVYCCPSKARIPGFPSMPTTPSTQIGMSVTNPNQTHTQTEPETALCVTPHRIDKWDLTVDVKLSDKSPEIKKSKEILEGICMI, encoded by the exons GCAGCCAGACAAGCTGAGAGTGGTTTGGACCAGACGAAACAGACGAATCTGCAGTAAG CTTCATGGCTGGCAGCCTGGCATCAAGAATCCTTACAGAGGGACAGTGTTGTGGCAGGTGCCTGAAAATGTGGATATTACAGTCACACTCTTTAAG GATCCAAATGCCGATGAATTCGAAGACAAAGATTGGACGTTCATCATTGAAAAT GAGACAAAGGGTCATCGGAAAGTTCTAGCATCAGTGGATGTAAACATGAAGAAGTATGCCAACGTCACTTCAGCCACGTTTGACCTGACACTCAAACTGAAGCCACTCTCTGTGAAAGTGGTGGACGCTACGCTAAAGCTCAGCCTGACCTGCATCTTTCTTAAAGAGGGCAAGGCCAC tgatgAGGATATGCAAAGTTTAGCCAGTCTAATGAGCCTTAAACATTCAGACATTGGAAACCTGGATGACTTCAACGACAGTGATGAAGAGGACAAGAGGTTGAGTACAGGAACAGGCAGAAGCATGGTAGCCACAG CTCCACTTCCTCCTGTTACAAAAGTTCATGATGAGGCATGGAGGCCTGCTGTAGACACAAACCCTTTTGTCACAG TTCATTCTGAAATGGATTTGAGGagttcatcatcatcaccctctGTTCCTAACCTGCCTCATCAAGCCTGTCATCCGTTCCAGACTTCTCTCAAACCTTCTATCTCATCACTTTGTACTACACCCACCCATCTCCCTGACCTTTCTGGCTCATCCCAGCCGTCACGCTCCACCCATTATGCCTTTACTGTACCAGCATTTGTTCGTGCTCATCCTCCTGCCCTGCCCAAAATCTTCCAGCCAACAGCAGgctcag TGCCTGCATCTGTTTCCCGAAGGCCCTCAGGGGGTCAGGCTGGCGCTAGTTTGACCGAGGTCAGTAGTTCTGTAGTTTCACACCCACGAGCCCTCTCCACCACATTTCCAGGTCCCAGcgctcctcctttctctctctcctcctcctctcagcTGACTGCTCCACCTGCTATTTCTCAGACAG CCACCTCTTCTGCCTCTGGAGCCTGGACACCTCAGagttttccttctttttctcccccTGTATCTGTCAGTAGCCCTGATTCTTCTGTTCTTGGGCACTTTCCTCCTGTCTCTGTACCTCTCCCTGCACCATGCCCTTTAAAAACCTACCGTGCTTCATTGTCAGACCTAGGCCCCTCCCTCACCAGGCCCACCAGTATGCCCTCAGCTACTGAGACAG CAACATGGCAGAGAGAGTGGAGGTCCCCTGAAGTAAAGCCTAGCCTCTGTCCCACACCCATTACCTTAGAAGAACCTGTCCATCAGCAGGCAGTGCAGAGTTCAGACACACTGCGCAGGCCTGCCTCAGTTTCATTATCCTGCTCTTATCATTCTGCTTTATGTCCTCCCCTTAAAAAACCCAGTCCCTTTACATCTCCCATTAATACACCTCTTCCTCCTTTACCCTTGCCAGAAATAGTGCGCTCTCCCACCCCTAATGTGCCACCTACAGTAGCTCCTCCTCTGTCCCTGTCCCGACCGTCTGAGGTGGCATCCTGCACTCTGTTTTCTCCTTTACCCCATTCCCTCGTCCCATCAGGACCCCTGTCACCTGCCCACTCTGTCCATGTTGCTGTACCTCCGCCTGTCAGTCTCACCCCCATCCCTGATTCATCTCTACACTCTGATTCCTCCCTCGTCACATTATCTAACGCTCCACTCACTCCGCATCCCAATGTTTCTACTCAGCTGCCATCTGTCCACTTTGCTGCTCCCTTTTCTCCTGCTGCTGTTGACCCTGAGGTTAATCCATCTGATGCCGCTCAGCCAG ACCCTTTCCATCGGGTCCAGACGTTGGAATGGAGACACCAGGTTGTCCCCACTGTGTTTAGACCAAATGTACGCAGACCTACTGGCCCCCTTACTGTGAACACTCCTACATATCCTTCTTccccttctcctcctccacctgTCGTTCCTGGCTCCCAATTTCAGTCCCAAACAGCCATCGCTCCACCCCTTATTGGGCACATTCCTGTACCTCCCTCTGATACAAGTAAAG agTCGCACAGACAGCTGGGCGTATTGAGAGAGGAGGAATATCCCACTGCAGTCTGCACTG GTGAGGAAAATGCAGATGTAAAAACATCAAATGCTCACCAAGCCAAAGACTTAAGATCATCCCATCACAAAACTGGACATACCACCATAGCCGGCCATAAACCAGACAGAGAATCAATGTTTGAACTGCAGATCGTGAGGGCAGCACCAAG ACCCGAGAGTATGGTCTCTCACCTGCAATCTACCCCCAAAGCTCCCAGTGTCTCAGAGGCCCAATCATTTGAGTTGTCTAAACCTGACATGAGTGTGGCTGAGAAGACACCTTCCAATACAGCTTCGCAAACTATTCCCTTATCTGTCATAGTCAAAGAGTCCACTTCCCCCTTGGCTGAGGTTGAATGCACCCTATCACAAGAGTCAACAgaggtgcagtcagtgtttaCTGATAAAGAGGAGAACGTAAAGCTACAAACTGAGCCTACAAATTTGCACAATGTACAAACAgatgaaaatgagcaagaaataAACTTTGCCACAGAGTTGATATTTAGCCCAGAAAAGACTAAAATTGATCAGGG AGCAAAAGGCATTGCTGATATCCTTCCCTTTTGTCCAACACCTATTTCCCCTTGGTCACCCTTCACATCAACATGTGACACAGATCAAAGTCAAAGTGGAGTTTTGCCCATCAACGGATTAACTAGGATAAGAGAGGAGATCAATAATCTCCCCATTGACTACCAGGAATCAAATCAAGACTATGAAGCTGTGAAAAACATTGTGGATATGTCAGGATATTCTGATAATGCACACAGTCCACAATTTGCACAGGTccataagacaaaaataaaagcagataATAGTGAGTCAAATAAGAttgacttttttctctctgatgcAAAAGCATCATATGTTTCTGGACTCCCATCTGGGGAGGATATTAAAATGGAGGAGGCTGTACAGAGGGCTAAAGATGAAAGTCTGTTACAGGAGGAGAGCCAAGAGAAAAGAATAAATACAGTGGCCCCTAATGATACAGAATATCAAGACAGACACTGCTTTGAACATATGCGTGAGCCTCAGTTAAGTGAAAGTACTATTCCTGACATCCCTTTACCTGAGAAGTCAAAGGTTGATAATTCCAAGATATACAGAGAGCCATGCATGATCAGTATTCTTCCATCCTGCCCAAGAGCTGCAATTATACCTGGCTTGCCATCCTTATACTTGCCAGAAAAAGCTATTAAATGGCCATCATCTGAAGGGTCAATAAGAGTAATGTCATGTAAGAAGGAACCAGCTATGCATATTCAGAATTTGGGAATACAGTATCATGACATTAAAATGCTGAACAAAATTATTTCACTGAAGCCAACTTGTCCAAAATCTGTCAGCATTCCAGGCTTTCCATCTGTGCCCTTTGATACTGAGGACATACCAAGTAGTATTAATTTCCCTCCAACTTGTCCTAAAGCCTCAAGAATTTCTGGCCTACCTTCAAGACTGCCATTCACAATCTCAGAACCTGAAATCTGGCCCAAGAATAACATGATGTtatgggaaagaaaaaagaagaaatgtaaaGTGCAGATCCTACACTCATTTACAGAGAGCCCAGATATGTTTAAGGCAATGATTCCTATAAGACCGTCTTGCTCAACAGCATCTAAGGTTCCTGGATTTCCATCTACTCCAGGATCCATACCACAAGAACATCCAAGTATCATAAATATGTTACCATCTTGTCCAAAAATTTCCAGTATTGCAGGGTTCCCTTCAGTGTTTCTCAGTATTGAGCAAGATCTCTTACTCTGCCGATCCGACAACACACCATTATTTGTAAAACAGAATAAGAAGGATCAAATAAGGGTTATTCATGACTTGGGAAAGCCATATGATGATATTCGACAACTAAGAAATATGTTGTCACTGACATTAACATGTCCAGCAACTGCTGCTCCTGGTTTCCCATCTGCACCAATCCAAAAAGTCCCTAATGCGGTCAATTTATGTCCAACTTGTCCTACAACTTCAAAGGTTTCTGGCATGCCTTCAAAATTGCTAGTTATTGAGCCAGATGATAAATATAAGCATATGGATAGTGTAATACTGCGGAAAAGACAACTGAGAAAAAGTGACCCACACATTCTTGTTATGTCTACATATAATGCAGAAACAGCCAAATCAATGAGTCTTATAAGGTCCACTTGCTCAACACAATCAAGAATTCCTGGATTCCCATCTGCCCCAAAGTACAGACCTCAGAAAGAccaaaatattgtaaatatgatgTCATCTTGCCCAAACAATTCAAAGATTTTAGGCTTCCCATCCATAACAGTCATGAGAACAGATCAAGATGTTCAACAATGGAGAACGCATAACAGTGAACGATTAATTCAAATGCCAAAGAAGAGAATGTCAGATATGTATATTATTTTGAGTCAAGTTTTAGacacatttaaagaaaacattgaTTTTACAAAGACTATGGTGGCCTTGGTGCCATCATGCCCCAAAAAAGCACATTGTCCTGGATTTCCATCCCTACCAACACAGAATCACGAGTGCCCTCAGTGCATGATAAAACTTCTAACTTCTTGTCCAAAAGCTTCTTGTGTGCCTGGAATACCATCTTTAATCAACACTGAATCTGTTTCTAATAAATGGCCAAGGGACACTGAGACATTATGGATCAAAAGAATGAGGAATCAATCACACTGTTCCGAACTCGCGTATACACCTCTTTATGAATGTACAGATGACAATGATGGTATACGAAGCATAGTTTTATTAAAACCCTCTTGCCCAAGAAGAGCAAAAATTCCTGGCTTCCCAGTTGCACCACCACCAAGATCAGAAAAGCACATCATGTCAGATAGACTGTCACCCTGTGCAACAGTTGAAACCTGTGGCCCATTGACGTTAGAGTCATCTCTCATCTCAAACTTTTCTATGACACATGTTCCGGTTACAATTCTAACAGAGGAAATCAACCCTTCAAAGGAGTGTGATATTGCCATGCAGCATTTAACAAATAGCTCCGCTGTAAATGAAGTGACTCGTATGAATGCAACTAAACTGAGCTCAAGTTCCCTGGAAGAGACCAAAGAGGATATAGGATTTTGGCCAAAaagtgaggaaggagaaaagggAATTCTGGAGAGTGG CAAAATAGACTGCAGAATATGGCACTCCCTACCTCCAGACATGCCATTATTACTCACTGCTGGAGAGAG AATTGAATGCACAGATGCTGAGTTCCAAAATACAGATGATTATATGCACACAGTGCGCTCTGCTTGTGATAAGTATACATTTGAGAACCTgacacaaagaccagaacaactCGCATCCAGATATGAGGATGAAAAAGAGACACTGGAAGACATATGTAATTTGGAGCCTTCTGTGTGTAATGCTCAGTCCAAACTACAGCCGGTCACGTGGATACCCAACATGGCTGATCTCTTTCCTTCATGTCCAAGAATTTGTAGCATTCCTGGATTCCCATCTACAGCTATGACTATTACTTATGAGACAGATGGAACAGACTGGCCTAGAGATGCAAATACATTGTGGAGAAAGGTAATGGGACCAAAAACACTAGAACCCCTTCAGTACATGGCAATATCTCAGTTTGATACAAAAATGATTGGAAATATGGTATCTCTGGCCTGTTCATGTCCTAGTAAAACAAGTATTATAGGTTTTCCTTCTGCCATTAGGggaaaaatattagaaatatcctCCATAAGTACATCTAGCTCCAAGATATCCAGAGTAGCTGGTATGCCATCAAGCTCCCTAATTCAAGAGCTCAAGCCTCATGTGGAGTGgctaaacagaaaagtttttttgtgGGACAAGCAGTCAAAGGAAAAACTGGCCTTCATCATAAATAAACCTCTTCAGTATACTCACATTTCCAGTATGATGGTGGCTATTGTTCCAACTTGCCCTGAGACAACACTTATTCCTGGTTTTCCATCTGCACCATGCTCCAAAGAAAGATGGAAGGGTGGAACCATGGAAACTTTTTCTTCAACTTGCTCAGCAGTATCTACAGTATCTGTAGTTGCTGGGCATACTTTGAGAAAAGCGCCAGCAGCTCAAGTAGATGGATTTACCACTACATCAATACTTCAAGCTAAAGTGGTCCCAAGTATGTCAAGGCTTCTTCCAACATGTCCAATGATCTCTACAATTCTTGGATATCCATCTAAACAAGAATCTAACAATTTGGAGTGGGTCAGTGATCAGACACTAAATTTAGGCAAaccattaaaagaaaaaacatttaactttACAGAAACTGGTATGGATGCAgaggatataaataaaaatatgactttATTATCAACCTGCCCTCTTGCAGCACGCATTTCAGGATTTCCATCTGCACAGCAACGTAAAAGCCAGGAGccaaacatgcaaaacattcATCCCTCTTGCCCAATGCTGTCCCACATAGCTGGATGCCAGAGCATACAGGTCTCCAGATCATCAGATTGGCCAACCAGTCAAATCATTCTGATGGATAGGCAAACTAAGAATCCtacaattattataaataaagcaaaagagAACAAAACAGTACTTGAAAGCAATGCTGCATTGCTGCCAACTTGTCCATCCAAAACCTGCATTCCAGGTTTTCCATCTATACCAgaaccaaaaatgcaaaatattcttCCCTCTTGCCCCAAAAGGTCTAACACTATTGGATTCCCTTCTAAAGAGGGAACAGTGCATTTAGATTGGTTAGTTGACAGTTTAAATACAATTCAGTTGTGCTGCAGTGCACCAAAACGTAAGTTATTTTTTATCAAGGACAAAACAGATGAGACCAGAGACTCAATGAAAAGTATGTTTGCCTTATCTCCAACTTGTCCAACACTAACAATAATACCAGGATTCCCATTTGTACCAAAACCCAAAGTTTCTCCTAATATGATAAATCTTCAGCCATGCATTCCAAAAACATCAAGAATTGTTGGGCTCCAATCAAGAGAGAGAACACTCACACATGTATGGCTTTTTGAGAAAAAGTCTTTGTGGgagaaattattaaaaacaacttCAGATATTCATGACCAATGCTACTTTGACCCTCCGTGTGAACAATTAGACCATTACAGTATGAAGAAAATGATAGCTTTGGTGCCAACCTGCCCAAGAGAAGCTCAAACCCCTGGTTTTCCTTCTGTACCTTACATAAAAGTGGATAGATTCTATTTACGAAAAGAGTCAGACATGAGAAGTATACTGAATTCTTGCCCAGGGTTTGCTCTTGTTCCAGGCTTTCCTTCAGTAAGTTCAGTTATCTCAGTGGAGTCATCATGGAAAGTTCAAGAGAAGCCAATGTGGGTGAAACCTGTAAAACAGAAATCAGTTTTCATTTCAAGTACAATCACACATTATGACCAATATGCAAAAATTGTACTGCTTGCACCAACATGCCCTGATAAGGCTAGAATTCCTGGATTTCCATCTGTAAGAAACTTAATGTATGCAATGACTGCTCTCCTACCATCTTGTTCATATGCATCAATCGTACCTGGAATGCCATCTAGGAAAGACATAACTCAAGATCTTACTCAAATAGAGAGAGTGTCGCCTACTATGccactttttggggaaaaacctTTGAAGACAAAGACACTTTTGGTTTCTAACGATCTTCCTACAGTTGACGATAAAACAGCTATGTCCACTTTGGTGTACTGTTGCCCAAGCAAAGCAAGGATTCCTGGATTCCCATCAATGCCTACTACACCTTCCACACAAATCGGCATGTCAGTAACAAACCCCAATCAAACCCACACCCAAACAGAGCCTGAAACAGCACTGTGTGTTACACCTCATAGGATAGACAAATGGGATCTAACAGTGGATGTCAAACTATCTG ATAAATccccagaaataaaaaagagtaaAGAAATTCTTGAAGG AATATGTATGATTTGA